One stretch of Cohnella algarum DNA includes these proteins:
- a CDS encoding PucR family transcriptional regulator, which translates to MAAMPRKETASGSKPEHASLTVKELLMLPLLKQAKLIAGERGVSAAITRISLLETADVSPRVRMGELLLAGGAMLREQSDRFRQMIPDLVQRGCAAIGFKPDRPSGELPKEVAEEAAIHGLPIVELPYALSFSDLVRSVMERLLAQESVQLTELQGRIHHMTRLLLDGNGLYAFLDAMENMLGNPVAIVRDQDKPWLSESLRSADAVEVWPFVQMLAGRHAGKLSSGGFTLMQNVCRVYASPVPASRFKPACLVLLERNREIQPLDVVTVDRLASLTGLELANVEAVREVEGKYVDQFLQDWLSGKLVSEQDWKLRAEVCGCSLPEETPLCAVLAGFGEGEQSQEKLREMARKIRSERLQAADSVLSAPVGADLVLIVPVPDTGRLEARADITESGVMQRLHDELRQLLGEESLRLFAGRPAERPEQLSASLSQARRARQAADVCGLDGNIVTYDRLGVYSLLYLIPSSEERDQFLQRFSIPLQHADKRGGGRLVETLEMFFRCNGNIKLTSEKLYAHYNTVVYRLEKIQNILGISLDDPEDRLQLQLSLKLCHITPGGAGTG; encoded by the coding sequence ATGGCCGCAATGCCTCGAAAGGAAACCGCATCCGGCAGCAAACCGGAACATGCCTCGTTGACCGTCAAAGAATTGCTCATGCTGCCGCTGCTTAAGCAGGCGAAGCTAATCGCCGGGGAAAGGGGCGTATCCGCCGCGATTACCCGGATCAGCTTGCTGGAAACGGCGGACGTCTCGCCTCGGGTTCGCATGGGCGAGCTGCTTCTTGCCGGCGGAGCGATGCTGCGCGAACAGTCGGACCGTTTCCGGCAGATGATCCCGGACCTCGTTCAACGCGGTTGCGCCGCCATCGGGTTCAAACCGGATCGCCCTTCCGGCGAGCTGCCGAAGGAAGTCGCCGAGGAAGCGGCCATACATGGATTGCCGATCGTCGAATTGCCGTACGCCTTGTCCTTTTCGGATTTGGTTCGATCGGTCATGGAACGGCTGCTCGCGCAGGAATCGGTTCAGTTGACCGAATTGCAGGGCCGAATTCACCATATGACACGCCTGCTTCTGGACGGAAACGGGCTGTATGCCTTTTTGGACGCGATGGAAAATATGCTCGGCAATCCCGTTGCAATCGTCAGGGATCAGGATAAGCCATGGCTTTCCGAAAGCTTGCGAAGCGCCGATGCGGTCGAAGTATGGCCCTTCGTGCAAATGCTGGCGGGCCGTCATGCCGGGAAGCTGTCAAGCGGCGGCTTTACGCTGATGCAGAATGTCTGCCGGGTATACGCGAGTCCGGTGCCGGCCAGCCGCTTCAAGCCGGCATGCCTCGTGCTTTTGGAACGCAACCGGGAAATTCAGCCGCTTGACGTCGTGACGGTCGACCGGCTCGCGTCGCTGACGGGTCTCGAACTGGCGAACGTGGAGGCGGTTCGCGAGGTGGAGGGGAAGTACGTCGACCAGTTTCTCCAGGATTGGCTGTCGGGCAAGCTCGTTTCCGAGCAAGACTGGAAGCTTCGGGCGGAGGTGTGCGGCTGCTCGCTGCCGGAGGAGACGCCGTTGTGCGCCGTGCTCGCGGGATTCGGCGAAGGGGAGCAGTCCCAGGAGAAGCTTAGGGAAATGGCGCGGAAAATTCGCTCGGAACGCCTGCAGGCGGCGGATTCCGTCTTGTCGGCGCCGGTCGGCGCCGACCTGGTGCTGATCGTGCCGGTGCCCGATACGGGCCGGCTCGAAGCGCGAGCCGATATAACGGAATCGGGCGTGATGCAGCGGCTGCATGACGAATTGCGGCAGCTTCTCGGGGAAGAAAGCCTTCGATTGTTCGCGGGCCGCCCGGCGGAACGTCCGGAACAGCTGTCGGCAAGCTTGTCCCAGGCCAGGAGGGCGAGGCAGGCGGCGGACGTTTGCGGACTGGACGGGAATATCGTGACTTACGACCGGCTTGGCGTCTATTCCCTGCTTTATTTGATTCCTTCGAGCGAGGAACGGGATCAATTTTTGCAGCGCTTTTCGATTCCGCTTCAGCATGCCGACAAGCGCGGCGGGGGACGGCTCGTGGAAACGCTGGAGATGTTTTTCCGCTGCAACGGCAACATTAAGCTGACGTCGGAGAAGTTGTACGCGCACTACAACACGGTCGTCTACCGGCTCGAGAAAATTCAGAACATTCTCGGCATTTCGTTGGACGATCCGGAGGACCGGCTTCAACTGCAGTTATCGCTCAAACTGTGCCACATCACGCC
- a CDS encoding zinc ribbon domain-containing protein — protein MSIFKKITETVSKGVSTATEKAQQTVEITKLHTQIANKRKEIDKKQAAIGEAVFGAYLEKDLSKAEQSIIPICEAIVGIRREISALEDRIRELRNEKECECGQKVEFDTKFCPACGRKFEEPVHAAAEVVDASPEREQAALPLEEAREDEIEPADAGPAQEVLSVETEKRCARCGEPLAAEARFCPSCGNAAEPA, from the coding sequence ATGAGCATATTCAAAAAAATTACCGAAACCGTGAGCAAAGGGGTATCCACCGCGACGGAAAAGGCTCAGCAAACGGTTGAAATTACAAAGCTGCATACGCAAATCGCCAACAAACGAAAAGAAATCGACAAGAAACAGGCCGCGATCGGCGAGGCGGTGTTCGGCGCCTACCTCGAGAAGGATCTGTCCAAGGCGGAGCAGTCGATCATCCCGATCTGCGAGGCGATCGTAGGCATCCGCAGGGAAATAAGCGCGCTCGAAGACCGCATTCGCGAGCTCCGCAACGAAAAGGAGTGCGAATGCGGACAGAAAGTCGAGTTCGACACGAAGTTTTGCCCGGCGTGCGGGCGGAAATTCGAAGAGCCGGTTCATGCGGCCGCCGAAGTGGTCGACGCGTCGCCGGAGCGGGAGCAGGCCGCGCTCCCCTTGGAAGAAGCGCGCGAAGACGAGATCGAGCCGGCCGATGCCGGGCCGGCGCAGGAAGTCCTTTCCGTCGAGACGGAGAAACGTTGCGCCCGGTGCGGCGAACCGTTGGCGGCGGAGGCCAGGTTCTGTCCGAGCTGCGGAAACGCCGCAGAGCCGGCGTAA
- a CDS encoding AraC family transcriptional regulator — protein sequence MKPFSERIAVNPNPGENGEMTVLFSGVSQTKPDHRLGPQVLDYALVHVVEEGKGYFRCGETEYELGPGDSFFILPGVIHSYRSDSETPWKYRWIAFRGPALPGWLRRAGISPARPVIRQKDEAPLAPLASAESAFRRGGAAADLEAEGWLRLAFASWAEANGENRPSADGVGKSGVQAREAERAALWLQAQLGQPITIERMAKELGYHRTHLSKLFRQQFGMPPVRYLQKLRLERSRALLREPLTVEEVAAAVGYADPLYFSKSFKRQYGVTPTDYRKGKA from the coding sequence ATGAAACCCTTTTCGGAGCGAATAGCCGTCAATCCTAATCCGGGCGAAAACGGGGAGATGACCGTCCTGTTTTCCGGCGTGTCGCAAACGAAACCGGATCACCGCCTGGGTCCCCAGGTGCTGGATTATGCGCTTGTGCATGTCGTCGAGGAAGGCAAGGGCTATTTCCGTTGCGGAGAGACCGAATACGAGCTGGGGCCCGGCGATTCTTTTTTCATCCTTCCCGGCGTTATTCACTCGTACCGTTCCGATTCGGAAACCCCATGGAAGTACCGCTGGATCGCCTTCCGGGGACCCGCGCTTCCCGGCTGGCTGCGGCGCGCCGGCATCTCCCCGGCCCGCCCGGTCATTCGGCAGAAGGACGAGGCGCCGCTGGCGCCGCTGGCCTCGGCCGAGAGCGCCTTCCGGCGGGGCGGGGCCGCCGCCGATCTCGAGGCGGAAGGCTGGCTGCGGCTGGCCTTTGCCTCGTGGGCGGAAGCGAACGGGGAGAATCGGCCGTCTGCCGATGGAGTCGGGAAATCGGGCGTCCAGGCGCGGGAGGCCGAGCGGGCGGCTCTCTGGCTTCAGGCGCAGTTGGGGCAGCCCATCACGATCGAACGGATGGCGAAGGAATTGGGCTACCACCGGACCCATTTGTCCAAGCTGTTCCGCCAACAGTTCGGGATGCCGCCCGTCCGCTATTTGCAGAAACTGCGACTGGAGCGCTCGCGGGCGCTGCTGCGCGAGCCGCTCACGGTCGAGGAAGTCGCGGCCGCCGTCGGCTATGCGGATCCGCTTTATTTTTCCAAATCGTTCAAGCGGCAGTACGGCGTCACGCCTACCGACTACCGGAAGGGAAAGGCTTGA
- a CDS encoding alpha-glucosidase/alpha-galactosidase, with translation MSKIAFLGAGSTVFAKNVLGDCLQTPSLQGFEIALFDIDAERLSDSEQMLNNLKASVGSTCVIKAYGDRREALRGAKYVVNAIQVGGYDPCTITDFEVPKKYGLRQTIADTVGIGGIFRNLRTIPVMLDFARDIQDVCPDALFLNYTNPMAVLTNAMITLGGVRTVGLCHSVQVCVPHLFEALGLSTEGVKTKIAGINHMAWLLEATKDGVDLYPEIKRRAAEKQKEKHHDMVRFELMLRFGYYVTESSEHNAEYHPYFIKRNYPELIERFNIPLDEYPRRCVEQIAKWKDMRESLVNDRNLTHERSHEYASYIFEAMETNVPFKIGGNVMNTGLITNLPKEACVEVPCLVDTSGINPTYIGDLPPQLAALNRTNINTQLLTLEAARTGKKEHIYHAAMLDPHTSAELSIDDIFSLCDDLIEAHGNWLPAFR, from the coding sequence ATGTCCAAAATCGCTTTTCTCGGTGCGGGGAGCACCGTTTTCGCCAAAAATGTACTGGGAGACTGTTTGCAGACTCCGTCGCTTCAAGGCTTTGAAATCGCGCTATTCGACATCGACGCCGAGCGGCTGTCCGACTCGGAGCAAATGTTGAACAACCTGAAAGCTTCCGTCGGCAGCACCTGCGTCATCAAGGCGTACGGCGACCGGCGCGAGGCGCTGCGCGGAGCCAAATACGTCGTCAACGCGATTCAGGTCGGCGGATACGACCCGTGCACGATTACCGACTTCGAAGTTCCGAAGAAATACGGCCTGCGTCAAACGATCGCCGATACGGTCGGCATCGGCGGCATTTTCCGCAACCTTCGCACGATCCCGGTCATGCTCGATTTCGCGCGGGATATTCAGGACGTCTGCCCGGACGCGTTGTTTTTGAACTATACGAATCCGATGGCCGTGCTGACGAACGCGATGATTACCCTCGGCGGCGTCCGAACGGTCGGCCTGTGCCACAGCGTGCAGGTGTGCGTCCCGCATCTGTTCGAGGCGCTCGGACTTTCGACGGAAGGCGTCAAAACGAAGATCGCCGGCATCAACCATATGGCGTGGCTGCTCGAAGCGACCAAGGACGGCGTAGACTTATATCCGGAGATCAAGCGCAGGGCGGCCGAAAAGCAAAAGGAAAAGCATCACGATATGGTCCGTTTCGAACTGATGCTGCGTTTCGGCTACTACGTCACGGAATCGTCGGAGCACAACGCCGAGTACCATCCTTATTTTATTAAGCGCAATTACCCCGAATTGATCGAACGCTTCAACATTCCGCTTGACGAATATCCGCGCCGCTGCGTCGAGCAGATCGCCAAATGGAAGGACATGCGCGAATCGCTCGTCAACGACCGCAATCTGACGCATGAAAGGTCGCACGAATACGCTTCCTATATTTTCGAAGCGATGGAAACGAACGTCCCGTTCAAAATCGGCGGCAACGTCATGAACACGGGGCTCATTACAAACCTGCCGAAGGAAGCTTGCGTCGAAGTGCCGTGCCTGGTCGACACGAGCGGAATCAACCCGACCTATATCGGCGATCTTCCGCCGCAATTGGCCGCCCTTAACCGGACGAACATCAACACGCAGCTGTTGACGCTGGAAGCCGCCCGTACCGGCAAGAAGGAGCATATTTACCACGCGGCCATGCTGGATCCGCATACGTCGGCCGAGCTGTCGATCGACGATATCTTTTCGCTTTGCGACGATTTGATCGAAGCGCACGGCAACTGGCTTCCCGCCTTCCGTTGA
- a CDS encoding DUF1361 domain-containing protein: protein MSRQTRHASIGGALGTPILLVLTGTSFLCLLLLIVRANQLELDFIKHRFLLWNLFLAWIPLFVSMATMSLERRRRSGKPGFAFFLLAIVWLLFYPNAPYLTTDLIHLIADPNYIWSKINESLLVWYDLVIFFIFSWAGLLLGYLSMRQFHHIIRHYGGPVAGWAFIFATSFLGGFGVYLGRVVRLNSWDVLFSPFRLIEGVLGGLDHRGAIFTLLFGMLILIVYLSLYGLGSLTMQTPKSARPDPEPAGGNEP from the coding sequence ATGAGCCGCCAAACGCGCCATGCGTCGATCGGAGGGGCATTGGGCACCCCCATTTTGCTCGTGTTGACGGGCACTTCGTTTCTTTGCCTGCTGCTGCTGATCGTACGGGCCAATCAATTGGAACTGGATTTCATCAAACATCGTTTTCTGCTGTGGAACTTGTTTTTGGCGTGGATTCCGCTGTTCGTTTCGATGGCGACCATGAGCCTGGAAAGACGGAGGAGAAGCGGCAAGCCCGGCTTCGCGTTTTTCCTGTTGGCGATCGTCTGGCTGCTGTTTTATCCGAATGCGCCCTATTTGACGACAGATCTTATCCATCTGATCGCCGACCCGAATTACATTTGGTCGAAAATCAACGAGTCGCTGCTCGTCTGGTACGATCTCGTCATCTTTTTTATATTTTCCTGGGCTGGGTTGCTGCTCGGTTATTTGTCCATGCGTCAGTTTCACCACATCATTCGCCATTACGGCGGTCCCGTCGCGGGCTGGGCGTTTATATTCGCGACGTCGTTTCTGGGCGGATTCGGGGTTTATCTCGGCAGGGTCGTCCGCCTGAACAGCTGGGACGTTCTTTTTAGCCCGTTTCGCCTGATCGAAGGCGTGCTGGGAGGCCTCGATCATCGCGGAGCGATTTTCACCCTCTTGTTCGGCATGCTCATTCTGATCGTTTACTTGTCGCTGTACGGTCTAGGCTCGTTGACGATGCAAACGCCCAAAAGCGCGAGGCCCGATCCGGAGCCGGCCGGCGGGAACGAACCGTAA